The following proteins come from a genomic window of Dermacentor albipictus isolate Rhodes 1998 colony chromosome 8, USDA_Dalb.pri_finalv2, whole genome shotgun sequence:
- the LOC139048352 gene encoding uncharacterized protein, with product MPENQNTLPCNLDKKTRTTQDVHFSAPCQLPEVTRTQATSGTRLYHCSAAEIASTSGFATAVSQHVGDNAYEIIGPDDESPQGANDISVAEVSPIPPEVTMTGGTAAIDTETAMSTAAATVYEASSGVSASAAVSEGTAPGLVEQHVCYHCDFFVVHTTHLLNIQKLFTTTVSQCSCAASARLS from the exons atgccagaaaatcaaaatacattgccatgcaatttggacaagaaaacta ggacaacccaagacgtgcatttctcagcaccctgtcaactgccagaagtgactcgaacacaggccacca gtggcactcggctgtaccactgcagtgctgcggaaattgccagcaccagcggctttgcaacagctgtttcacagcatgtcg gagacaatgcctacgaaattattggccctgatgacgagagccctcaaggagcaaacgacatctctgttgcagaagtgagcccgataccacctgaagttaccatgacaggtggcacggcagcaatagatacagagacggccatgtctactgcagctgcaacagtgtacgaggcaagcagtggtgtgtcagcatcagcagcagtgtcagaaggaaccgcaccaggcctggtagagcaacatgtgtgctatcactgtgacttttttgtagtgcatacaactcatttgctcaacatacaaaagcttttcaccacgactgtgagccagtgttcttgtgcagcaagtgcaagactaagttag